The genomic region ATTCTGACTTCAAAAAGAATCAAACTTTTGGCACCACATTTTTTGAGATTGTTCGAGACCATATagatatttcttcaatttatacaCAAATGAATCCTTACAATTTACCACATAGCGCTTGTTATTGTGAGTTTTTCATTTCCTTatattagggggtatttatttttcttacacatattatttaagtttGTTTAGGTTTATTAGGAATGGTTAATATGAAGGCATATGGCAAAATATATAAGCTAGATGTGTCACTCTCTCCCACAAATGGGTAACTGTGTCACACACCCTCTTTTTCcttgttgtgccacctcttataaccaTGAATTTGTCCTTACCTGAGTAGGTTATGAGGTacttgggtttctcaccctcttttagcttaatgtgccacctctcataacttCTTCTCTATCTACACTTAAGGAATCTATGCCACATGTTTAAATGGCATTTATCAAGTAGGTAAAAGTTTCTGTCTTTTATGGTTCTTAGAAGTTAATGTAGCTATTGGTTATATACATCGTTATTTTTCTATGTATACAACACTCTTTTCTCACCTTCACTAATTGGTGATAGCTCAATGAGAGTATCAAGAGTATTCTCAAATTATATTGCATTATCTCTATTGTTCATTATATTTTATCTCTACTCTgaaattttgatctttgatcatctgttgaatggatttccatgtGATATATAATTGACATAAAATCCTAATCTAATTCACATTTTTGgaagaatttaacatggtatcaaagctgcaGGGGAGGAGGACGAAGGTGACCCAGATGGTGGGTAGGAAGTCGTGGGTTCCTTCACGAGCCCACTGCCGTCCCTTTTCCCCTTTCTCTGCTCTGTgctttggtagagtggttggtggTTTCAAACCAGAAAGGGTGCTACGAGGGTTTCGGGGCAATGGTGTTTGCCTGCCATTCTTTGCCTGTCATCGGCCATAAATCATTTTTTCATTTGGTGGATTGTGGTGATGATGGCTCCCTACGGTGTTTCTAGGGTTCCCTAGAATGATGTGTCCCGAGACGAGCTCGAGGCTAGGGAAGCCCCTTTCTCTACTTGTTCTCTCCTCCTTGTTGAAGTTTTGGCTTCTAATGTTTTGGGACTTAGGGTTTTATGCTCCCTCAACCTTTGTTGAAGATTTGTTGAGGGGTTGTTCTCTCCAGCCCAGTCATGCTTTTGTTTGCAAATTCTGTTGGTACACCCTCTCTGTGTAGCCTGGGTTTTTCCCCAGCTTGCCTTATTTAGGTGGCCCTTCCTTATTTAGAGGCGAAGAAGGACGGTGTTGGAGACAACttctctcctatagaggtggagttgAGTGCTGCCATGGAGGTTGGGTGGTGCTAGCGGATGGCTGGTGTTGTCCTCTTTCTAGACTACTGAGGTTCTAAAGGAGATCTTTCTCTTGGATCTTTCGGTTATGGGGGCCTGCAAAAACCCTTTGTTCCAGCTAAGCGAAATGGATTTTTTCTTAAGTTTTGGACTTTGTTCTCCAATTGGAAGTTGTTCTTGTTGCTGGGTTTGCCCTGGTGGTTACGAGTGCTACTGCTAAACCCATCTCTTCAAGTTGTAGGACCCTGCTTTTTCTTGAGGCAGACAATTTTCTGGTTGATGGATCCATGCTTTCAAactctcttttgtcttctcctATAGATGTGGAGTTTTCGGTGTTGCTTGTTTGATTTGATGTTTTTATTTTAAGgcctctattttgatccaaggtgGTTGAGGGAGCCACTTCAAAACACCTTTTTATGTTTTTGGGAACCATTTCAAAACCTAAGTCTAAGGTTAAGGAAGCCTTTAAAAATCTCCTTGTTTCTTTTTAGCATGTTTTGTCTTTTATGTTTAATCTTGTTTGGCTGGAagctgatagttttcaagggcctagtttaggaagtggttgtttttggttatggcCTAGGCTAGTTTTTTTGTGTCTGGAGTCTTTATCTCAGGTTAAGGGAGTCGTGAATATCCTTGTTGTTTAGCTAAGGGTGCTTGTTAACCCTCATCACTATTTCTTAaggttaaggttgtagccttttcggTGTGGTAATTTTTTTTTGTCTTGATCATATCTTAAGTGTCTGGCTGGCTCTTTTTGCCTATGGCAGTGCTGGTGTTCGACTGGCTTTTGTCAGCTTAGCTGTGTTAGGGCTACTAGTTTTCATGGTTTGATTTATGGGGAAGCGTTGTTTTGTGGGTtccagatcttggtaaaatctgagggttttgggtcccttcaaacattgttgtaaggggtttcgggtcccctgaAAACCTGTTTTCGCACAATAaaaaacatggtatcaaagcttggtgtcTAGTATAGTTCAttttattatatgatttttttgagaGACTTTAGACTAATAGGTAGCTATATTTTTTACAAAATCTAGTAATAGGCTTTTAATACCCTACCCTAAAATCCTCGGATAAACAAAACAATTGTGAAACCTAATTTCAAAGAAAAGTATATTTATGGTAGACCAAAAAAGCAGTTTTGAGCACCTTGTCATGGTGAGTGAAAAAGCTGTTTGAAATGGTTATAGCAGTGGAACCCATGATGGCGTCGATCAATCCATCTGCGAAACTTGACAATGAACAGTGGTCAACCCAAATTGCGCTTGATCCAAAGATGGAAATCCCATCTCCATCACTCTTGGTTCTAAACCCATAATGTATCGGGGAGCTCCTAACATTTGTATTCCCGCAGGTTTACAGTCGTGGATATGAACTCCATGAATGATAATATTGGTCACATACTGAATTGTAATGCAAGCTCCATTTGCTATATGAACATTGGCACCTCTACCATCAATAGTCTTATAACTGTTCATGATAAGCTCCTCCTTGAGCTGAATAACCATATCTTTTTGGAAAATAATCCAGAGAGGTTCGGTTTGAATAACAGCGTGCCGCAGAGTGCCAGGTCGAGGATTGACCGGGTCATCGTCATTTGGATCTGTAACTATATAAAATCTGCCATTCTTACCTCCAATGGCGTTTTTGCCAAATCCGATGGCACAATCAGCCAGTCTCTTTCGGTTGTTAACCCAGTTAGGATCACAACGCCAACAGTCATCGATGGGGTTCCCCGTTTCGCACGAGCTCAGCTTTCTTTTCGAATTATTTAAACTCCTGCACAATAGTTCTTGAAGTAAATAATCTCAACTGTCTGTAATATATGCTAGCTATAAAAAAATGCTAGGACTTTGAAATTCTCTTAATTGAACTGACTTAAATATCTTTTCTGTAGTGAATTTTCTTTCATTGAATCTGTCTCAACGACGACAATTGTTAATTATCCAATGGCATGATGATATGGGTGATAGAAATTTGTTCTATAACTGCTGCATACCAACTACAGTTACAAGAATAGTATTATAGAAATTACAGTGAAGAAAACGTCGAGGAACAGCATAAGAATAAATAGAACATTTATAATAAACCTTGTCATTTAAGATTTCATACTAATGTACTAAATTCAATAAGATATTGGATTTCATTTCTATACTACCATAAATAAATTCTCTAAAATTTCTAAATCATCTGAAAGGCGAAATGGTTACCTTTCTACCATTTGAACTACAAGCTCCGGCTTCTCAACATGATATTTATCACTATTCTCAGCCTTAGTCATATTGAAGGGGGTTCTTATTGATTCCACCATTACTAACTTGATGAAAAAGAcagcaagaagaagaaacaatggCTGTAAGGCTTGTCTGCTCGCCATTTTGGATAGGAGAAAACCTGCAATGGTTGTATTACATGCTATGCCTTTGGGCTATCTTATATACAAAATCATCATGTGCAAAATCTGTAGAGAAGGGGAAATCTTGACCCCGACGTTTGAAAAATTGTTGTGTGCACGTTATCTCAGTGCGATTATTACGGTGGTAATACACATGACTATAGCGCTTGACTCATAAACAATAGTGAGTAATGATGTGATAGAGCATTCCTCCAACGTTTCTTAGAATGTTTACTCCGACGTTTTTCTGAATTGAGAGTTTTCTCCAAATCTATTTGAAAAACATAGATATAGAAACTTTCATGGATGTGGTGGACGCGGCATTTTATCCGTGTCTGCTTTCCATGGTGACTCCATTGAGTTATTCAGTAGTAACACTTCTTTGGGTTTCACATTAAAACATGAGAAACATTGGCAAAGGTGATATGGCCCACAAGTATATTTGTCTTCGGTTATAAATGACTTTCCTCTTCCGTAATTTGCACGGGGATGGGTGACCAAGTTTGGTATAAAATCCTCGCATGTTGTTCCCGCGCTCACATGGTTCCCGTGCTCTTCATTTTTTTTATCGTGGAAAAAATTAGAATTCCAAAGAATCTAACATATCGAAACTTAATAGATTGTAAATGTATATTTGTAGGATAAACTTCTTTATGTTAACGCAATAAAACATAATGAATGGATGATTACGTTAGAGAAAGATAGATCGAAGTGAAAATAATTGGAGTTTTAGTTGCTATGTGTGATGTCACGAGGATAATTAGGTATAATTgacatatttatatattaatttaaggTTATAAGTTTATAAAGATTGATTATTTCTAATTCTACATCATATCAATTTAATAATATGAACTTTTAAATAATATGTTGAATCCTTCTATGTTTTTAGTTTGGATGGCTAGCTCAACCTGAAATATATATTTAATCAAACCAAATATTcaacttttaaaaataataaagaCATATGATACTATTGGAACATTTTTGTGCATTAATTCAGCTTTTAATTCTATTGAATTGTATGACACACACAGCTTAATAGTGAGAAGGCTTTTGTAAGAAGTATGAATGGTGGactaattgttatttattttgatctaataagaTCATTCATTTCTAGAACTTCTAATTGTGTAGATCTTACTTATAAAAAGGAGCTGTGAATAATAGAAGGCTTTTTAATACTTATAGTTTTTTACTATTAGATGGAGTAATTAATTATGTGagatttatttttttatcaaataaaaatcatttaaatagCATCAACAAAAGTCCAAATAGTTCTATGTGATTGGATTTGTAAACCATTTTTAGAAGTGGACATCTCACTTTCCATGccacataaaataatattaaagttgAACATGAGTCCTTGTATCATAAATTCTATCGAAATTTTCTACCACCTCTTATTATTACAACATTTTTACACTAGATGACTTGTTATTAAATtataaatacaaaaataataaactATAAAAATGCCTCTTATATGTACTGACAtggaaaatatatattaaatatttggtAAATTTGTTTATCTTACATGAAGCAAACCCAAATACAAGTGAAATTGCTTTGAATATATCAATGTCCATTCACATGATTTAGTAATGtgtcaattttgatattttttaatgttttgagacaataataatttgaaactataaggacctccatattattaaaataatgataTAGCATAAAATAAGCATTATTCTAAAACATTTAAAATAACATGTTCAAATATATTAGAATGGAAACATGATGTCTAAGTAGAAAAGACATTGACaagccctatcataaggaaacaaTTTCCTTTACATAGCTTCCAAAGGTCAATTACAAAGAGTACAAAAATTAAGGTAACCCTAACAGGAACTCATGAGATACTATCTCCAACAAGCCTACATTGGGTGAGAGCATCATCGAAGAACTTATCTACCCAACCACAAATCTTTACACTCCCCTCAAACTCTTCTTGGCATGAAGAATACCTGGCCCAACGCAAAGATGCCGAGAAATCTTAAAcatgatttctctctctctctctctctctctctctctctctctctctctctctctctctctctctctctctctctctctctctctctctctctctctctctctctctctctctctctctgtgcgcacacacacacacgctaATATAACAATATTATGATACGGCAAAGAGTATGAGTTCTAAATGATCAAAAGTAGTAGCATGGTATaatattaaaatttgataaaaCATCTTTTTCCCAATGCATCTTTTTAAGTCATTTGTTGATAGATATATAGAGGGTGATACTCAATCCTTATATGGTTCTCCATGTTTAGCACCATCCATTTACACAAACAATAATTGAATTTACAAGTATACAAAGTAGTCATAGGAAAATAGGAGCATCTAACAAGTATTATCTTCTTGATAATTAAATTTAGCATAAAAATTGATTTCAAACACATTAGTACATAAGAATaccaataacaagatttgtctaaaCATGATCTTGAGAGTATAAAACTCATACAGACAGATGTATAAGAGTACAAAAGAAAAGGTAACTATCAATCTATCTAATTAACCTGATATCATGCAAGACATATTAAATGCTAATTCATTATTAAATCTTCTAAATGATATACTTAAAAACTAATTCATGAGTTATTATATGATGCATAAATTCACTAACATTATATCATTAACATGTTATAAATTGATAAGAAATGATTATCATAAATAACCTAGTTTCATTCATTAAATCTAATTGGTTCAAATATTTTGACAACAGAATATATTTTCCATCTTAGAATAAACTTTCTACCTTAGATTTGATTATAATATTCAATATCATATTCATCTAATCACTCCTTTGATTAAAAAGTGTTATCATGATCAAACAATCAAAATATAAGATCAAAtccatttaatatttatatatatagtcaTAAACTTTAGAGATGGTTAACCATTTAATGATAAGGAACTATCATCTAGTCAAGAAACTATATGAACATGTCAACATGAGATTAATATGAAATTCCATCCTTATCCtttacatttaaaaaaacaaactatGATATTATCATTAGAGTTTTCACTAAGTCAGAGTTCAATAttcaacaatcacaaaataaaaaacaaaatttattatttctATATGGTAAGGGATAAGGGCTTACATCTTACCCTTGACCCAAGAGTCCATTTCTTTCATTACTATCCTTATTATCCTAGTTTATATATTAGTCTTGTGATTTTAAAAAGTCTTTCTATTTTTAATCTAAACAAAGTATTGTAGAGGCATTCAAATAATAACTTATTCATCTTAAGATATACAGAAAGAATATATTCAAGTTTAATATTGTTGACTAATGAATTTATTTCTATACGTTTAAAGCTATAACTTAATAAATTTTAAGCTTTAATAACATCTCTACAACTCTTACTTAAATTCTCTTAAGAACTACTTGCATTCTTATATTGATATATGCTACTCTAtgcatttattaatatataaataaatatctattttattGATCTACTACTAATCTAATTATAAATAAATGGTAATAATCAATGGATGGATTTAGTCAAGCTAAGGATTACTGGCTATACTCTTGGGTTGACCTGAACAAATCCATGAGTAATAATATGCTAATGATTATAATTAAAGTGTGAGTTAGTGTATTCAATTACAATTCATTAATAGCTAAATTTTAATACAAAAATATCATTCAAAATTACTTCAAAGaattattacaaaggaaaagtatttatgaaattcaaaacttataaatccaAATTTTTAAACTATCCAAAATAACCAATAAACTTTTACATTGTTAGACAATATAGGATAACTTGTTACTGCTACACGGGTTTGATTTTTGTCTTGAACAAAGATACATTATGAATAAAGGAAGATTGCACAAAGTGACATAAATAGAAGATCATTTCCAAGGAAATCTAGATAGTTCTTttcaatgaaaataaaagaaatagtGGTTATTGTTCTTAATAGAATGCATATATTATGTGCATTAATCACACATAGACACTAAGAGAATGGTAATCAGTAGACACCAATTCCAAATTAATTACCCTTGATAACTTCTCCAAACATCATAGAAACTGATAAGATAAGATAAGAGGACATCAACACAATATAATACTAGATTTATGTAGAAacttaaggggaaaaccatggtgagaaaagcTTCTTGGATCTAATATGCAAATCTAGCCTCATAAACTAAATAATAAACTTATAATATTTTGTATGCATCAACCCACAGGAGACACCAATCCCTGAGTCTAAGAAGTGAACACCAACTATAATCATGAGGCGCCAACCTTAAATACAATAATAGTACATGAAAGATATGATATGCAGATCTTCAAGAATGAAGCTTTAGGATCACCTTGATCTAATCAACTTTTGACAACCCTCTCAAAGTGCATGAGACCTTCAATTGATCTTGCCCACTTAACCTAAAATTTAGTTGACAACTTACACAACTTTTGCCATGGTTATTAGTTCTACTAGTAAGAATTACTCTTTAAATGAATCCAATTACACTTATACATCCCTACATTATATATAATCACAACTCATCTTATAACTTATTTACAACATTCACACATTTTCCACATGCATACTTTAGACCAAACATATAAAAGGCTTAAACCAAGATCCAACATGCTACTTCAAGAGTTGGATGATGCTATTCTTTACGAAAAAAAATTAGTTGGTCCTAGTACACTTTCACATGCTTCCTATAGTTGGTTCATAGTGCAATAATTTGACccattcataaaaaaattcataatatatTGTGAAGTGATCTCTATGAGCATAATGTTGACCCTAACTTTTCATGTTATTGAATTCCACCTTTGCAACTTGAATAGACTTGTCTTTGTGTGTAGCCTTATTTATCTTCCAGCATACAAGCCTCAAAATATAACTATGGTAGAATGTGGTATAAAATAATGTGCTAGTGGATATAGTTTTTGAGGAGTGAACTtcatatacacatcacaaatacttCCAAATCcttcaacaataaaaaattgatTAAGATGATACTAGTGACATACTATATTGAATGATGTATTTAACATAACTTGACTCTATTTATCTAGATCAATAATTATTTGATATgacataatattaattaaaattattgtaatttttgaaaactggataTTGAGGGTAACATAATGATAATTTATACAAAAACCTTAACTacctcctttgacattaatgaaaatataaatttcaacaatctcctcctttgtcattggtTCCAAACATGAAAAATGCTACTAATAAAATACTCCTTGTAATGGAAATTAGGGGCTCCCCTTGTGTAGAAAATTTGCTTCCATTGTAATTGGACTTTCATTCTTCTCAAGTTTGGCTTTGTGCTCTTGTAATTGGactttcattctctctctctctctctctctctctctctctctctctctctctctctctctctctcaatcctttcTTCCCCAAATGGTGTAGAATTTCGGCTTCCTTTCCttccactttgacatcaatgacaaatatccaCTTTGATTCTTGGTCTTCAAGGAAAAATTAATCCACTAATaccttttgtaatttttttcacaataccaCCAAGACTACTTGCAGTGAGGAGTCAACACTCCTCCTCAACATATACTAACTTCCTCTTCATTTAAGAGGGGGGCGATACCACTACCAAATTCTAGCCAAGATATTAAATTGTCTCCTTTCGAAAAGGTTTTGTAATGATCTCTCCTTTGTTTCAACatattctatcttcacttgtttccttgcaaccttctctcttagatAGTGATACTTAATTGAGATATGGGTTTTTCCGTGAATGTGTTACCCAATCATTTGAAATGTTTATAGTACTTGTATTGTAACAAAGGATTGGCATGGGTTCTTCAAATTCAATCTCCATCTGCTACAATGTCTTTTTTTATCTATAAAACCTAAATGCAACAAGAAACTATTGCAATATATTTTGCTTCTACCATAGACTAAGATACAAAATCCTTATTTTAGCTCAACCATGATATAAGGCTATCACCAATAAAGAAAGCTATGCCACTTGTACTATTCTTTCTATGAAAGACCATTTGGGAGAAGAGAAGACATTACCTCATCAAGCACAAAATTTAAAGTAGTGCTTCAAATGTTCATCAACAGATTGCTCCATATGTGTAGAAAAGAACGTCATAAGACCATTCCTATaacttcttcctccatcttttgttTACAATAGTGCTAAATGAATTAAAGTGCTCAACAACTTAATCCATATCAACCACCCTCAAATAATACTACTTACATAGAAGATGCTTGTTCACCAACGATATGGTTTGGTACAACTTTCCTAACTTTATAAAAAGGGGTTGCAGAGGATTCATGTACAACATTCAGGAGCAATAAATTTCCCAGACATAGCCAAATAAGATTACTATATTAACTATCTAAGACAACCCAGTTTTCATCCTTCATGCCTGTTGTTTTGCTTCTAATGAAATCTTTCCATAGATCTCAAACCGACTGACCCTGATAGCACAGAGGTTCCATTCCCATACCCAGTCCATAAATAAATGAATAGCCTGTTACATTTTGAAGGCCAATTCATCGAGAACCTGTTGCCACGTCCAAATCTCAAAGGCAGCCCAAGAACTACAAGGATATCATGCGTCTCACGTAGAAAAAGAAGTCCCATTACTACCACTGGCCTGATATTCTACCAAGCATCACCAGCTCCTCTGCAACCTCCATAAAATATAACGCGCCAACTATACTAAATCCAACTCTAGTTTATATTCTTTAAATTTGGTAAATACAAAGAAGCTTAATACCGACCTCACAACATGCTTTGCAACAATTCAACAAGTCATAGTCAAGATTGGTATGAGACACTGACCATCTACGTCAAACATTAATTAAGGCCGACTCTCGATGTTATGTGTGCACACTTGAAGAGTATCTCCATGCTTTTTCACAAATAACAAATTTCTTGTGTGTTGAAAAAAAGGCACATGGATTTTACAACAATCTATTCCGCATGGTTTTTTTTGCTATGTTGTTCGATGATAAAAGATCAGAATGAACTCCATATAGCACATGTAGCTTTTGACTTCGTCGTGGGACATGGAATCCACATTTCCTTATAGTTGGTGGTCTCCTCCATCCCTCATCAACTAAAATTATTTTCGTATCACAAATCTAAAtgtagtttttaaataaaaagaaaattttttGCAGCCACACTAATTTGCATGGGGCCATTACATTATTTGTACGCTGGAAGGCTAGTACAACCTCGTTTCCAAAACCAAATAAAATCTTGATGAAAGTATGCTTAGAAGaattaaaggaataaaaataatagtCCAATGCACTCCGTGCGTGACGGTAATGTAGACCATGAAATCTCATGAGTAAATTCATGCACATCCTCCAATCTGCGTATAGTTATTAGTTGGGGATGGAAGGCAAGCATGCACAATGAAATAATCACGATGCTCAagtagtcaaattttgattgttggTACTCCCTTATTTGGTAAAAGTTCAAAATTAAGGACCTTTAGGAAGGCCATTCAAGTTAATATACCCCTCTTTTCCAAGCGACTTGCATAATTTAGCTGATTTTAACTTTGCTATATAACTATAAGGTGAGATCTTGTCCAATTCTAAGTGGCTGGTACAAGTCTAACACGAATATGATAGTGGAAACATACCACACACTAACAGTGAtaacaaaaatacatgtaaaatttaactattaaataatTAGATATGAACAAAATATGGTTGAGACAATGGTTTTCTAGAATTCTCCCACTTATTTCAAATACCTTGCAAAAGCATAAAGGGAATATTAGCATCTAAGTATTAAGGACTATGAGGCCATTATATTTATTACACCATCTAATGTTATTTGTGCTTACATGcttcatcaaatcatctaaaacaatcaccaaagagtcatcattttcaatcatcatccactatcctccaccatgtgatgagaaaaatggtatTGTGCATCTATATGCTTCATTTATACACAAAAAATTGGGTTTTGGCCAAGCTAATGACACCTTGACTCTCACATTGAGTTTAAACTATTGCTTGAATAAGGCCAACAATTCAACAAAAACTCTAAAACCAACTCACCTCCTTACAGGCATTACTAATTGTCATGTACTATACCTCTACAATGGATAAATGACTACAACCCATCACTTGCTCATTCAAGTAATAGAAACACTAAATAGGCTAAAGAAACAGCCACtagtagatattttatgatctacaTCTCCTGTCAAATCTAAGTCAACAATCCCTTGTGAGTAATCACCATAGTAGAAGATATAATAATTTATAGTGTTCTGCATTCACCTTAAGTCTCTCTTAATTGTTGTTCAATGCTCTATGCCAATATTAGCCATATAATAATCCCAAGGCTCCCATTACATCACCAATGTCTAGCTTTATgtaaaatataacataaattagAATATGAAGTAGACTAGTGTAAGGAACATGCAATATATACTCTACATTTAAAAGTGAAGACGTATATATTACTTAACTAATAACTTAGTACCCAAGAAAATAGAAACATTTACTAGCATATAATTCtgcatactaaaatattacaacaC from Cryptomeria japonica chromosome 3, Sugi_1.0, whole genome shotgun sequence harbors:
- the LOC131049432 gene encoding probable pectate lyase 20, which produces MASRQALQPLFLLLAVFFIKLVMVESIRTPFNMTKAENSDKYHVEKPELVVQMVERSLNNSKRKLSSCETGNPIDDCWRCDPNWVNNRKRLADCAIGFGKNAIGGKNGRFYIVTDPNDDDPVNPRPGTLRHAVIQTEPLWIIFQKDMVIQLKEELIMNSYKTIDGRGANVHIANGACITIQYVTNIIIHGVHIHDCKPAGIQMLGAPRYIMGLEPRVMEMGFPSLDQAQFGLTTVHCQVSQMD